The genome window GGTGAAGACGGGTGTGAAATGCCGGTCTATGGAGTCCTTGATCGCGAATGCCCAGGTAAGCGCGCGGAGACCATCGGCGCCAGAGACAACTGCGGGGCTCTTGCTCTCGAGTGAGTGAACGAACGCACTAAGCTCCGCCTGAAGCGGCTCAAAATCCACTACCCGAATGGACTGCCTCTTGATATAGCGGGCGATTCTGAGCGCCGTCAGCGGCTTCTTGTGGTCGGGCTCCCCCTGCTTGTGATACATCTTGACCCTGTGAGAAAGAAGGTTGACCGATATGTATGTGTCGGGCTGGAAGAATCTGATCTTCCGCATTTTCGAGACGCTTATCCTGCTGGCCACGAGGTTCGCGACTGCGCCGTTCGGGAACTCGAGCCTGGCATTTGCGATATCGACATTGTCCGACAGGACCGGCACGCCAACGGCGGAGATGGACGATGGGGCATCGCTGAAGCAGCTGGCTACGAGGTCGATGTCATGTATCATCAGGTCGAGTATGACGTCAACGTCAAGGCCCCGGCCCGCGGACCGCGTCAGCCTGTGGGTCTCGATGAACCTTGGCCCGTGGATGAACTTCCTGACGGCCACAAACGCTGGGTTGAACCGCTCGGAGTGCCCTACCTGGAGCAGCGCCCCGGATGCGTTCGCAAGCCTCACCATATCCCGCCCGGCCTCGAGAGTGTCGGCGATCGGTTTCTCCACGAGAACCGCCCGACCGAGGTTCAAGCATTGGCTTGCGACCTCAAGGTGCGTCCGTGTGGGGGTCGCCACGACCACCGCGTCTGCCGCCTCAGCTAGCTCCTCAGTGGACATGAAAGTGCGGCAGTGGCATTTTTGGGCGGTCTTTTTCTGGGCAGCCTCGTCAATATCGTGGACACCCAGAAGCTCCACACCTTGCATCTCGCTGAGAATCCTTGCATGACGGGAGCCAAGATACCCCACACCAACCACACCGATTCTTACCTTGGACATGTCAAGCCCCAACCCTCTACCGATGAGTGTCT of bacterium contains these proteins:
- a CDS encoding Gfo/Idh/MocA family oxidoreductase, with protein sequence MSKVRIGVVGVGYLGSRHARILSEMQGVELLGVHDIDEAAQKKTAQKCHCRTFMSTEELAEAADAVVVATPTRTHLEVASQCLNLGRAVLVEKPIADTLEAGRDMVRLANASGALLQVGHSERFNPAFVAVRKFIHGPRFIETHRLTRSAGRGLDVDVILDLMIHDIDLVASCFSDAPSSISAVGVPVLSDNVDIANARLEFPNGAVANLVASRISVSKMRKIRFFQPDTYISVNLLSHRVKMYHKQGEPDHKKPLTALRIARYIKRQSIRVVDFEPLQAELSAFVHSLESKSPAVVSGADGLRALTWAFAIKDSIDRHFTPVFTGSNG